From Acidimicrobiia bacterium, the proteins below share one genomic window:
- a CDS encoding amino acid ABC transporter ATP-binding protein, with translation MFSDATEVTGTGDVIIDIDDLDKFFGDFQALSNINMNVGRQEVVVVCGPSGSGKSTLIRCINRLEKHDRGRIVVDGIELSDDIRNIQEVRLETGMVFQQFNLFPHLTVMDNITLGPRQARHLPRKEAEELAMQLLTRVKIPEQARKYPGQLSGGQQQRVAIARSLAMNPKVMLFDEPTSALDPEMIKEVLDVMKDLARSGMTMIVVTHEMGFAREVADRVVFMADGEIVEVGTPEHFFTDPQEERTKLFLSQIL, from the coding sequence ATGTTCTCTGACGCCACCGAGGTAACGGGGACCGGCGACGTCATCATCGACATCGACGACCTCGACAAGTTCTTCGGGGACTTTCAGGCGCTGAGCAACATCAACATGAACGTCGGGCGCCAGGAGGTGGTCGTCGTGTGCGGTCCCTCCGGCTCTGGGAAGTCCACGCTGATCCGCTGCATCAACCGCCTGGAGAAACACGACCGGGGGCGCATCGTCGTCGACGGGATCGAACTCTCCGACGACATCCGCAACATCCAGGAGGTTCGCCTGGAGACGGGAATGGTGTTCCAGCAGTTCAATCTGTTCCCGCACCTGACGGTGATGGACAACATCACTCTCGGTCCGCGCCAGGCGCGGCACCTCCCCCGCAAGGAGGCCGAGGAGTTGGCGATGCAGTTGCTCACCCGGGTCAAGATCCCCGAGCAGGCCCGCAAGTATCCCGGGCAGCTGTCGGGTGGTCAGCAGCAGCGGGTCGCCATCGCCAGGTCGCTGGCGATGAACCCCAAGGTGATGCTGTTCGACGAGCCCACGTCGGCTCTCGACCCGGAAATGATCAAGGAAGTGCTCGACGTCATGAAGGACCTCGCCCGCTCCGGCATGACCATGATCGTGGTCACCCACGAGATGGGCTTCGCACGGGAAGTGGCCGACCGGGTGGTGTTCATGGCCGATGGGGAGATCGTCGAGGTCGGCACCCCGGAGCACTTCTTCACC